The Gouania willdenowi chromosome 3, fGouWil2.1, whole genome shotgun sequence genome includes a region encoding these proteins:
- the LOC114458083 gene encoding photoreceptor-specific nuclear receptor-like, translating to MMEDHLTKIPMMPSSSPSESLGSVGTDDSRGAKSPAPGKALSPTLVCRVCGDTSSGKHYGIYACNGCSGFFKRSVRRRLIYRCQAGTGMCAVDKAHRNQCQACRLKKCLQAGMNKDAVQNERQPRSTAQVRLDSIDVDPEKDHLATTRDPSCSSSSSSSSTSSSSSSSSVITWPHITSSMSITSTSVASQRCISPQNNHRFMASLMTAETCAKLEPEDVDENIDVTSNEPERASSEYHMALYPSSTENVYETSARLLFMSVKWAKNLPVFSNLPFRDQVILLEEAWSELFLLCAIQWTLPLESCPLLSLPDLCPGMQGKTSYTSLDLRLLQEVFSRFKALAVDPTEFACLKAIVLFKSETRGLKDPEQVENLQDQSQVMLGQHIRTHYPSQPARFGKLLLLLPSLRFVSSERIELLFFHRTIGNTPMEKLLCDMFKN from the exons ATGATGGAGGATCACCTGACAAAGATTCCCATGATGCCGTCCTCTTCTCCATCTGAATCCTTGGGAAGCGTCGGGACAGATGACAGCAGAGGAG CCAAGAGTCCAGCCCCGGGGAAGGCCCTGAGTCCAACGCTGGTCTGCAGAGTGTGTGGTGACACCAGCAGTGGGAAACACTACGGCATCTACGCCTGCAACGGCTGCAGCGGATTCTTCAAACGCAgcgtgaggaggagacttattTACAG GTGCCAAGCGGGTACCGGCATGTGTGCGGTGGACAAAGCGCATCGTAACCAGTGCCAGGCGTGTCGACTGAAGAAATGTCTGCAGGCGGGCATGAACAAGGACG CCGTGCAGAACGAGCGTCAGCCTCGCAGCACAGCTCAGGTACGCCTGGACTCCATCGACGTGGACCCTGAGAAGGACCACCTGGCCACCACACGAGATCCCAGctgctcttcctcttcctcttcctcttccacttcctcctcgtcctccagcagctccGTCATCACGTGGCCTCACATCACCTCCTCCATGTCCATCACTTCCACCTCTGTGGCCAGCCAACGATGCATCAGCCCACAGAACAACCACCGCTTCATGGCCAGCCTCATGACCGCAGAGACCTGTGCCAAACTAGAGCCTGAGGATG ttGATGAAAACATTGACGTGACCAGTAACGAGCCGGAGCGAGCGTCCTCGGAGTACCACATGGCTCTGTACCCGTCCAGCACCGAGAACGTGTACGAGACGTCAGCGAGGCTGCTCTTCATGTCAGTGAAGTGGGCAAAGAACCTACCGGTGTTTTCCAACCTTCCCTTCAGAGACCAG GTGATTCTCCTGGAGGAGGCGTGGAGTGAACTCTTCCTGCTCTGTGCCATCCAGTGGACTTTGCCCCTGGAGAGCTGCCCACTGCTCTCCCTCCCTGACCTCTGCCCAGGCATGCAGGGTAAAACCAGCTACACCAGCCTGGACCTGCGCCTGCTGCAGGAGGTCTTCAGCCGCTTTAAGGCGCTCGCCGTCGATCCCACAGAGTTCGCCTGCCTCAAAGCCATCGTCCTCTTTAAGTCAg AAACTCGAGGCTTAAAAGATCCAGAACAAGTGGAGAACCTACAGGATCAGTCACAAGTCATGCTGGGACAACACATACGCACACATTACCCCAGCCAACCAGCCag gtttggaaagcttcttcttcttcttccctctCTGCGTTTTGTGAGTTCAGAGCGGATAGAGCTGCTGTTCTTCCATAGGACCATTGGGAACACTCCCATGGAGAAGCTGCTTTGTGATAtgttcaaaaactaa
- the LOC114458192 gene encoding receptor for retinol uptake stra6-like, producing the protein MNHSKAEDEPFEYAYYDYSDWYTDNAEPTEPPKEVILPCDPTADDRLFHICILSISLVVMLILAALTRKHKFCQGFARGSSSIFSPANFLDQTQKKGLIMAVFGLVFSKLAMLVIAPDPLPFCKDTPADIKEYMKIIAIFYYSLLYYPLLVCSTLQLKTGYVLGTLLSFTHFGVLVWQKFDCPKSLEIYKFYALLGTLPQMACLAYLCIQFPLLFVKGPETDEDLDSSYYTDYVKLLLKKKGLTNSSSASDEKTLVERIKEVVKSYIYIPEKVFHFPLKLAVTLFVTCVAVYHTALLLVVLVVPTLHIVRAGIDENIAFLLLGFGIILSDDRMEVVQIVIFYTWLLEVCYLCAMTLSCLVSIVMLMRSMVLHRSNLRGLYKGDIYNIYNTQKTMSPSNVGVVCWMGLTGYQAAIACLGMVIQTVVFFICFLFLVFLVIIPVFYQRNLMVFEIAGKAWPAWVTVILVTVLQHVAARFAFIKKDAGTRDLKNRESLYLLTYLLFLVNVVVGLIVGIWRIVITALFNIIHLGRIDISLLHRTAESFDPAFQYYSHFLKVEVSQTHPVLKAFCGLMLDLMIEGGRVGQKIRDAEEGNPENRPSKTTNSRRVRARWQLLYTLVNNPSLLGSRKHFQTTQLNGTPNPSSRKESNKAVAEPAQSTDVPKGPEKTD; encoded by the exons ATGAATCACAGCAAGGCTGAAGACGAGCCTTTTGAATATGCCTATTATGATTATTCAGACTGGTACACAGACAACGCAGAGCCAACAGAACCACCTAAAGA AGTAATCTTACCATGTGACCCGACAGCAGATGACAGGCTTTTTCACATATGCATACTGTCCATATCT CTCGTGGTCATGTTGATCTTAGCAGCTCTCACCAGGAAGCACAAGTTCTGCCAGGGGTTTGCAAGAGGATCCTCCAGCATTTTCAG TCCGGCCAACTTTTTGGACCAAACTCAAAAAAAAGGGCTGATCATGGCTGTTTTTGGGTTGGTATTTAGTAAGTTGGCCATGCTGGTCATCGCTCCTGATCCTCTTCCCTTCTGCAAAGACACTCCAGCAGATATAAAAG AATACATGAAGATCATTGCCATTTTCTACTACTCGCTCCTCTATTACCCTCTGTTGGTCTGCAGCACCTTACAGCTCAAAACAGGCTACGTTCTGGGGACACTCCTCTCGTTCACTCACTTTGGGGTCCTTGTGTGGCAGAAGTTTGACTGTCCAAAGTCTCTGGAG ATCTATAAGTTCTACGCTCTGCTGGGAACTCTGCCTCAGATGGCCTGCCTTGCGTATCTGTGCATCCAGTTTCCTCTGCTGTTCGTCAAAGGACCTGAGACTGACGAG GATCTTGACAGCAGTTATTACACAGACTATGTGAAGTTACTTCTGAAGAAGAAAGGTTTAACTAACAG CTCCTCTGCCTCAGATGAGAAAACACTGGTGGAGAGAATAAAGGAAGTAGTGAAGAGCTACATTTATATTCCTGAAAAAG TTTTCCATTTTCCGCTCAAGTTGGCGGTAACACTTTTTGTGACCTGCGTTGCAGTTTACCAC ACTGCTTTATTGTTGGTGGTCCTGGTTGTTCCCACGCTCCACATCGTCCGGGCTGGTATCGATGAAAACATCGCTTTTCTCCTGCTGGGCTTTGGCATCATCCTGTCAGACGACAGGATGGAGGTGGTCCAAATCGTCATTTTCTACACGTGGTTGTTGGAAG TGTGCTACCTCTGTGCAATGACCCTGTCCTGTCTGGTCAGTATTGTCATGCTCATGAGATCCATGGTCCTCCACAG GTCAAATCTAAGAGGACTTTATAAGGGAGACATTTATAACATCTATAACACACAGAAGACCATGAGTCCGTCTAATGTCGGCGTCGTCTGTTGGATGGGTTTGACAGGATACCAGGCTGCCATTGCTTGCCTCG GAATGGTCATCCAGACCgttgtgtttttcatttgctTCCTGTTTCTGGTCTTTTTGGTCATCATCCCCGTCTTTTACCAGCGTAACCTCATGGTCTTTGAGATAGCTGGAAAGGCATG GCCGGCCTGGGTTACTGTAATACTGGTTACGGTGCTGCAACATGTGGCGGCTAGGTTTGCTTTCATCAAGAAGGATGCAGGAACAAGAGACCTGAAGAACAG AGAGAGCCTCTACCTCCTGACCTACCTGCTGTTCCTGGTCAATGTGGTGGTGGGGCTGATTGTTGGAATATGGAGGATCGTGATCACAGCCCTATTTAACATCATCCATCTGGGCCGCATCGACATCAGTCTTCTGCACCGCACTGCAGAGTCCTTTGACCCAG CTTTCCAATACTACAGCCACTTCCTGAAAGTGGAAGTGAGTCAGACACACCCGGTGTTGAAGGCCTTCTGTGGACTGATGCTGGACCTGATGATCGAGGGTGGTCGAGTGGGACAGAAGATCCGAGATGCAGAGGAAG GCAACCCAGAGAACCGGCCCAGCAAGACCACTAACAGTCGGAGAGTCCGCGCCCGCTGGCAGCTTCTCTACACGCTGGTCAACAACCCCTCTCTGCTGGGCTCAAGGAAGCACTTCCAGACCACGCAGCTTAACGGCACCCCCAACCCAAGCTCCAGGAAGGAATCCAACAAGGCCGTGGCAGAACCAGCTCAATCCACCGACGTCCcaaaaggaccagagaaaaCTGACTGA